ACAAACACCAACAATATTTTTTGTGTAATCCCTACTGGAACAAGCATTGACAATAACAAATATTGGTCCCCTTGATTGCTCTGACCCAAATGTCTTCAGCTTTATCTCTACATTTTTGTCTTCCTCACCTGTATGAGCAGCATGGTCATCAATCATGGCTCTCCAATCGCACATCTATCAATGCAAACATAACTCAACTACATGTATTGTGTAAGTAATTCAAAATGGTATAGGCACTAAGGGGGAAGAAAAACATTCAACTTCTATGAGTGGCTTTGATACAAGTTTGATATACTACTTACttttcacttttgagtattgttgtcTAATAGTTCTAAGATACTTCCACGAAAATTGGATGAGAAGATTTAATGGGAGTCCCAAGTTGTTCCCTATTTTTTATACCTAGTAATTCATGCACAAAAAAAAGTACACCTAAGAAACTGCATATACCTATTGGCAAGGAGTATATATACCACATAGTTGgtcaaatatatatgtatacattgTGTCACACACTGCCGTTGTGTTATATATCTCCTACAATAAGAGATACAGCCAGGAATAGATAATTGTTTCCTGGATAGGGCTGGGTAAATGATTCCCGCATAACATAATATCAAAGCAATAGGAACCAGATGAGAAACACAATACCTCTTAAAGCTCGTGAGAGTAACTTGTCAACTATTTCCTCAGATTCCTTGAAGATAAGATCATTTACAAGTGATTTGCCCATTGCCTCCTCAACTGAGAGGCCTGTCAACTTGGCAATCTTTGCATTCCACCCATTTATACTTCCATCAGTATCTACTGCAAATATGGGTACTGTTGCTGTCTCAATCAACCGAACCATCTCCCTTGCTACTGAGCTAAGCTCATTTATTCCTCGCAATTCTAACTCCCCAAGCTGAACTTGGCCATTGACAATGGCTTTTGAGTTACTAGTGCCCTCTGCAGCATCTCTTAAAGAGTCGCGCAATATGAGTTGCAAGgaatgtattgcatccatttCCGCATTCTCCCACGGTAGGCTCCTGCTTTTAACCACTTCGAGAAATGCCTTGAATGATGACCGTGGGTGCATGCGCTGACCATCATCCTTATCCTCAGGATGATGCTTCGCACCACCCCATTTGATCTCCTTAGCAGTGTGTGACCGGAACCAAAACAAGTAATCACTTGGCGTGATATAAGCCACTGCCATTCCACACACAGCATCCCCTAATGCAGCAGCACCAAGGTAGCCTGCATCAGCCAGGCTATCTGTACTGAGTCCTGTTGAGTCCCCATGACACACTGTCAACCACTCGATGATTTCCATAATCTGAGACTCAGTGGGCGTGACACCCAGTGGATAGTACTTCCCATGATAATACAGAGCAGCCCCGTCGCACTTCACAAGGTCCATGATGCTAGGGCTCTGCGTGACAATGCCAGTTGGCGAATCCCGCAGTAGCATGTCACATAGTAGCGTCTGTGTTCGCAGGATGTGCTTCTCTGAAAGCTGGTGCACAAGCTGCAACTCCATGTTGAGCTGGAGCCCAAAGGCCTGCATGAGGAACTCACAAGCGTACCTCAATGGGAAAGGTATAAACCGTGGCGATGTGTGGTGGCATACCACCAACCCCCACAACTTCATTGCCGATGAGATGCCTCCCCGTGCCGTTTGCTCATCATCACCACCACTACTAATTATCACCGCCATAACGAGCGATGCAATGGACCCCATGTTCGCCATGTACTGCGCGTGGCACCCGTGTGGCGCACGCAGAGTAGAGCCAACCAAGCACAGAGGCTGTGACAGCCCAGGATCCTGGATAACCCTCACCGGCGTGGCATGGCAATCAGCAATCATTCGTACTCGGTTCTGCCGGAACAGGAACCGTGACGCCTGTGGGATATCCGTGGCGGGATAATGCAACCCGAGGTACGGCTCAAGATCAGCTCGTCGGCTCTCGGCGACAACTTCACCGTGCTCGTCTTCATGGAACCTGTACACCATGACACGGTCATAACCCGTGAGCTCGCGGACGTTCTCGACGACGGTGTCGCAGAGGAGCTTGACGTCCCCGCCGGGTAGCGCCTGGAGTCGGGAGATGGCGCGGACAGCGAGCTTCTGGGACTGGACGGCGCCGGCGATGGAGAGCGCGGGGTCCTCAGTGCGGGCCGGCTCGAGGTCGATGACGACGCCCACGTCGATGCGGTGTAGGATGGCGTAGAAGGGCTTGGAGGAGACCCTGGAGTGGATCCAGAGCGGGTTGAGCAACGAGATCTCGCGCGCGGCGAAGGCCCGCTCGAGGAGGACCGCGGACGAAGGGGTGAAGAGTAGGCGCGCGTCGGAGCCGAGCGAGATGGGGGGAGGCGCCACGGAGGAGTCGAGCGAGGGGACGGAGTGGTGCGGCGACAGGTCGAGCAGGTCAGCGGCGTTCTCGGAGAAGGAGAGAAGGCGGAAGGACGAGTCGTCCGCGACCGCGAGCGTGCAGCCGAAGGGCTGGATGTGGCCGCCGCGCTGGATGCGGGAGAGGTAGGCAGCGATCTGCTGCTCGGACGGGGTGGGCGGCGCGCGCAGCGACTGGGAGTAGTCGAAGCTGCGTCCTGACGCGCCCGATTGCTCGAACACCGCGTGGAGGCGCGCGTCCAGCGTGTACTGCGCCACGGCCTTGGAGACCGACTCCGTGGCCGCCGTGGCCGCGCCGCCCCCTTCGCCCCCGCCCcctccgcctccccctcccgcgCGGGACGTGCTCCCTCTCGACGACTGCGAGAGGTGGCGGTGGGGGTGCGAGTGCCGCGGCGCACCGGGCCGCGCGGAGGAGGGGGAACGCGTGGGCGTGTCGCGGCTGCCCGACGCCATGTCGGGGTTTggggtgtgggggggggggggggttgttgtTACAGGCGACGAGGTAGATTGTACTGGTAAAGTAGCGTTTGGCAACAGAAAGGATGGAAATGAACAGAGAATTATGACCGAAAGGTGGAAAAGAGATGGATAATTAGTATTGAGTTTTGTTTTTACTTTAGCGagatattattttcttttcttatgtGTCAAATGAAACCTGAGAAAACAATCGATAGTTTTTTTTCTGACGAGCTTTTCAGCCAGCTGGCTCGAGGGGCAGTTTTTTCTTTCTGACAGATTATATATCCATGTAATGACTAATATACTTTTAAATAgtatcattatttttatttatttttgataattATGAACCAAggctatttattttttataagaaaatttgaTGCACAAATGAGAATTTCTACTCTTACTTTTTGTTATAGCTTCTTGCAGGAACAGTAAGATGAATATAAGAATGATCGTGTAGAGATGTATGCAGCAAGATTGCAGACTAGTAATTTCCTCTATTGTATGTAAAGATCACTCAATAAAATCAGACATGATTCTTTATTCGATAGTAACAAAAGCTATTTGTTCTCGACAAACAGGAGCATTGCATTTCAATGATACCAAAGGGAATTTCACAAGATTGCCAATTGCCACAGGTGAAGAAAGAAATTTAACAGAGTGTAAGTCAGGATCATAATCTGACACCAACAATGTATTCCATGTTATCACTTGGCATAAATGGCTTGAATTAACAATCACATATCTCGATCATTCATAATACCATGAAAGGGGAAGAATCCCCAGACTGTTGATCTGGACGGGTGGCTCATCGGCGCTGGACTGGAGACGGCATGGTTGAGGCGACGGAATCCAGGGTATGCACGACCAAGGAGGTGGATGGGGGAGGTCATCGTGGAGCTCCAGCGAGGGCCGATGCTGCTCGAGGCGGATGGAGGTGGCGCAAGCTCGTCACCTAGAAGACGGAGAGACGAGGTATAAAAAACcattcaaataatattctaattaattattaaattaattaattatttaattataattttaatgattaattagaatacctTTTCGATAGCCCTAAGTACATGTTTTATATTTaaaatcggaacacatgcctttctaacGTATCACATcacaataaaatttaaaaaaacaaataatttaattatattacaagttcttacaGTTCcttacaattaaaaaaaaaagagtttgaaGGAGACTAAAACTAATCAACTTCTAGAAAAAAAGAACTATATAGCGAAAGCTAAAGCTATAAATAACAAAATaaggatggagccatataccAGTAtgctccatcacaaaagtacGACTTCCGAATAGTTACATATACATACCCACTACCATCCTCAACGGatgtaaagtagccaaacactaacTCTTTCtcgccggtagcacctgaaagagtaACGTAAGTATGAAGATAATCGCAAGACTTAACCCATACTAGGTAATTATAGATAatccgactctaaggattataaATTAGGATGCTATCAAAAATACAACCACatagttaagtaaatttatatgcgaaagtaaaatttaataaaaacatATGTGAACATCTAGATttaaccaacacaactatctaactCATAACCATCAACTGAATATATATGTAAAATGAGCCATAATAATAACATCTGTAAGGGACCATCTTAACCCAATAACCACCTTAAATCaaattcgtaactctacgactgttgcaaatgaacaaaagtatgctcatgactgagagcaaGCTCAAATAATCACAGCTACAGAGATATTCAatttatcttaccattagatcgatatgtggtaagtacgataAGTACTAGAGCTAACTGTAACAATGATCAGTGCTTAAGCGACGCAATCAGTCTACGATGTCCGGGTTTCTCTCCCAACCTACCTCAAGGAACTCCACATCGGagcaggagaaacacccctaacaccgcacATATCTCGCTTCATCCTCGCTACTCATCCAACCCACACCATCAACCTAATATTGTCATCAATGTGATAGTAATTAAAGTCTATAGCTTACGAACGAGGGTTGAAccatcactcgacttctaccgaaaaaTCTATGCATGGCTAAGTATTTTagttaacttttaaactagactATCATCAAGTAAACCCTGTTTACAAGAAgatagatcaacaataattcaagacgaggtgtaatgcatcaatataggttctacctatataAGACCCGACATCAACTCAGTAACATACATAacgtacataaagcatattttatcacattagatacatatgatctaaattaataggagaaatatgcttagatgcttgccttgctactcaggCGGCTGCCTGATGCTAATCACACATAATTCACAGAACACATGTGGCTCGGTGTCACTTTCAACCACACCCGCGTCACGCTCCGGATCCTAGTTCACTAAACAAGgacgtgtgcaatgatgagtatgaattaAGTGTAATaatatatgctacaatatgcataacaataaGCTCAATGTGAAAGGTAGCGAAATAATAGCAAATATTGCGATCTAAATGATTTTGGAAAGCTAACAGGAGGCTGAAGACTTCGGGTCGAACTCGGAACCTCCAAGTTTTGGAACCTCTAGGTTGTACTCCGGACGGGGGTCTCGGTTAgctatttttgaattaactcaGAAGGTTCAGGCTAGGTCCGAAACCTTCAGGTTAGGCTGGAATGTCTGGGTGAGGCTACGAGTAAGGGCTCTTTGCTAAATCCAAATCGAATTAACCCAAACCCTCCGGGTTTAACCCAGACTATTTGGGTTGGGCAGACTTGCACTTCTCAATGATCTTCCTCGATCGATTCGATTCGCATGTTAAATCCATTTCACCTAAACATGGATATACACTATATAAAAGGTTGTAGACTcaaattgcaccctaaaccctaacaatttttttagcaCAATTCATTGGGATTTTCTAGATCtgcccggaatatccgggtaaTACCCGGACTATCTGGGTTGTCCAGGGAGGTTGCTTCGATAGGGAAAACTTggccgatttgatttgtgagcctcctctccaaaccaaagggaaacatatttgagatagttcataaagtctagaactcactcactaacctagcaacacgattcctagcacaaatctcatccgaattctctctttttgctccaaagctTAAGAACTTGATAACTCCGCAAACTTAGCTCTAAACTCAAAATGGACCCATCAATTCATGCATTCTTGCTGAGAAAAGtttaagggacttacccacggtgcttgtggaggttagtGACCACtggatgatgaagaaaatgaagaaatcGCTAGGAAAGAGGAGTCCAACCGcggttcctcgtgcttcaagcaaaaacaccaaaagacatcaaaaccgaCTCGAATTCTttgggaaaacaaaaataaattgaatgGATGAGGAGCTAAGGAGCTAGTGATCATGTGAATACCATATGTGTACCTCGATTCGActtctagagggaggaatcgagggagggagagagagagagagagagagagagagagagagagagagagagagagagagagagagagagagagagagagagagagagagagcttgagagagagggggagctcgGGCTGCATGGTGGTAGGGAGAGAGAGCTaggagagtgaggagagagagggagttggtGGGGGTTGCTGCCCCAAGAGGAGATGGCATGGTTAGCCACCCATGTGGTCCTCATATGCTAGAGAAAGAAACCCGTTTCAACTGtaaatttatttctttttctcctgaatttctttctcttatccaattgACTTTAAACCAAGTGATCTAATGCTCTGaaataaaattattcaaaattaaacctaatgcttatgaagcatgattaggcttaattacataattacggCTTCAGGATGTGACATAACGTGAGGTGTAGATCCGGACGGAAGAAGGCAGTTCCAGCCACCAGCGACGATGACTCTGGGTACCGTCAGCAGGGTGTGATGAGCAATATAGGGGCGAAGGAGCCATTACTGGGGCGGGACAATGATGGGGTGGAGGAGGTTGCGACGGCTGTCGGGCGTGTGATGTGTAGCAGCGTGAGGAGCAGATCCAGAGGGAGGGAGGTCGATCTGACGGTGACTCTAGTCACCGATGGCAGTGCTGGGAAACCCTAGGCCGACCGCGTGCTAGTATTTGTACGGGAGAGACTGAGATGGGAGTCAGGCAGCCCGAGCGAATGGGGCTCGAGGCTAGTTCGATCGCGGTTGAGGTGCACTTTTATACAATGGCATTGGCAGGTAAATATGTTGGACTTTTGAGGGTAATGTGGTTTCTTCAACCCACGACCGTGAGAAGTTCGATTTCAATCCCTTCTGCATTATAGGTGTACGAAGGCTATGTAAAAATTGAGTTTATGAGAAGCAGGAAAAAAACAAGTAGTTTGGGGGGATCCGCTCGCTTTTTTCCTACCAAAAACTACCTAGAATTAGTCCCAAAGGGGGCTATATAGTTCACGTTTACAAGGGCTTGACCCTAACTCCTATTACTTGCTAGCTCATTATTCACGGGTAATACATGGGTTCCGGCTTTGGTCTTATGCCTAGTTCTTCTAGCCCCTTGTTCAGGTCTTGCTAGGCTTCGTTGCATGGGTCATCTACAGAATGGGCCTTAATAGAGGGGTTGAAGTCCGAAGCTCTGGATTAGGTGGTTGTATTTGTCCTTTGAGTGAATTTAGTTGGTGAGATGAGACGGGATAGGAGATGAGAATTCACATTTTTTAGACGTTTGGTTATTCAGATTTGAGGAATATTCTTCACAGATGCTAGATAGATCGAGCCAATATTTTTTACTGCACGAGGGCATCCACCTTGTCTAACCATAATCATTAATAAAATGATTATTGATAATTAGCATGTTGTATGGCTAATTAGTCTTTTATTAGCAGTTAATAAGTGTTAGTGTGTTTATTAGTGTACTATTGGTGGGTTGATTATAATATAATTAGTGAAAATtagcatattttgttttttaattagtaattactaTGCCAAAATTAGTATTGATAAGTGTTAGTATGTGTTGATTAGTGTATggttaacttttttttaattaagagatataatttagttatttattctCATCTCATTTGCTATcatccctccaaccaaacaccaaATTAGATCATGCTATCCATCCAATCAAACAGATAACTTAGATGGCCATATCTCTAAAAACATGGATGCCCATAACCCATCCATTGTTGTTCTCCAACCAAACCACCCTCCTCTCGTCGGCTCTCGACTCGCTCACCCTCTCGCCTGGGGTTTCTTCAATTGCTTCAGTGGAGTCTCATGGATAAATAAGAAGTGAAAGGGGCGAGTACAGTGGAGAAGGGATATCACGCGCAATTTGATGAGTTGATGACGACGGCATGGCTGGGATAGGAATGGGTGGTGAGGGGATCGGAGTAGGGTTCAGGGTATGTATGGATGCATTTGCACTTGTCCTGGGGAGGATGACGAGCTCAGCTAGATACATGCAGTGTGATTTTCTTTGCtgtgagtgtgtgtgtgtgtgtgtgtgtgtgtgtgtgtgtgtagagagagagagagagatgtggaAGGGGCCATAAGCCCAAGATGTATTGATGAGATCTCACGCTTACACCCTTGGATTTGCAACAACCACCCTGAAGAAATATGAAATTACAACAAAGGCCATACAAACAACTAGTCCGGGTGATACATTTTACAAAGAAGGCCCAAAAATATTCCAAATGAACGAAACATCCCAGGGCCTTCATCCTAATGCATctttttttaaactaaaaaaggATCGTTCTTATATATCATAAGCGCTAAATCACTGCATGCCAAGATACAGATGAAAGATGGGAACTCCTCTGTCCAGATTACAGGGGCTGAGGATTCCAATTTCACTCCATACTTGGCTAGTTCATGTGCTAGTCTATTAGAATCTCTCTTATAATACATCAATTCATAAGTCCcaaaatgaaaatgcaataCACTCTTAATTTCACAAATTATAGCAACATTAACACTGAAGTCGACAATATCATCACACAGAATCTGGCATAAGTTTGCAGCATTTATTTCCAGAATGACTCAGTTTACACCAAATTGATTAGCCAGCTTCAGTGCTTCCACACATGCAATTGCTTCAGCCTGTGCTGCATCCTGCACATTATCAATCCTTCCCGCTGTTGCCAAAAGAGGTTTCTCTTCTTCATTTCTCAATATTGTTCTCCATGCTCCAGACTTAGTTTTCACATAGTAGGAGCCATCCGTGTTTATCTTCAGCATATTGTCGGCTGGTGGTTTCCCATGGCATTGAATGGTCTCTTTTCCAAATCGTTTCTCTGTGCTAACAAACTCCATAAGTTCTCTCACAAAAGCATTCACTTGGAAAACCATTTCATCATTTGAAGGGAGGGCTTCCCCATCATTTACTTTATTTCGTATAAACCACCAGCACCAAAATAAAATGATTACCTTCAGTTTTACCTCTTCATGCAACAACCACATTTCATCTAGCACTTGcagagaagaaccacacaaAGATAACTTTAGTCTTACCTCTTCTAGACGTAATTCTCTCCAGATTTGTTTAATTTTCTTACATTTCAAGAAAAGAtgaccaccatcttcatcaggacgTGAACATATTGTGCATCTTGTATCAATGTCAACACCTTCTCTTGATATTCAGAAATAGAGGAAGACTGTTACGCGAATCTCCATAGAAAATGCTTCACCTTATTTGGGGCTTTAATTTACCAAAGTTCAGTCCATTTAAATGTACTTTCTCCCATTCCTGAATTGCTTTGTAAACCTTTTTGGATAAATTCATCATTCTAAATAATATGTAATCTGATTTAACAAAAAATCTACCCTTATTGTCGTAGTGCCATGCAAGGAAATCTTCTATATTTTCCCTAATTGGTATGCACTTAATATgctgaacatcctcttcattAAAGATGTCATTGGCCCGACACAGGATTAATAAGTTCATTTACTTCTATTAAGAGGCATGTGCACCTGTCTATACTCACAAATCTTGAGTTTGTTTTCAACAACCATGGGTCATCCCATATTTTGATATGTGTGCCATCCCCCACTCTCCATATGATTCCTTTCTTCAGTAGTTTTATTCCATTTAGGATGCTTCTCCATGCATAAGAAATTCCAGCTTTTGCCTTTGCTTTCAGTATGTTTCCATCCGTTAAGTATTTTGCTTTGAGCGCTTGTGCACATATTGATTTTAGGTGTTGTATAATTCTCCATCCCTGCATCGCCAACATTGCAAGATTAAATCCATTTAAGTCTCTAAACCCCAAAGCACCCAAGCACTTCAGTTTCATCATCTTTTCCTTTCTCAACCAATGAATTTCATGCTCATTATCTTGTTGAGCCCACAAGAAAATGACAATCATGTTTGTGATTTCATCACAAAGAATTTTTGTTAGATAGAAACATGACATTGCATAGATTGGCACTGCTTGTGCTACAACCTTAATCAGGATCTCTTTTCCAGCCTTTGACAACATTTTCTCCTTCCAGCCTTGAATTCTTTTCCATATCTTCTCTTTTAATATTCAAAagtcttctttttttatttcccAAT
The nucleotide sequence above comes from Phragmites australis chromosome 4, lpPhrAust1.1, whole genome shotgun sequence. Encoded proteins:
- the LOC133916241 gene encoding phytochrome B isoform X1, with protein sequence MASGSRDTPTRSPSSARPGAPRHSHPHRHLSQSSRGSTSRAGGGGGGGGGEGGGAATAATESVSKAVAQYTLDARLHAVFEQSGASGRSFDYSQSLRAPPTPSEQQIAAYLSRIQRGGHIQPFGCTLAVADDSSFRLLSFSENAADLLDLSPHHSVPSLDSSVAPPPISLGSDARLLFTPSSAVLLERAFAAREISLLNPLWIHSRVSSKPFYAILHRIDVGVVIDLEPARTEDPALSIAGAVQSQKLAVRAISRLQALPGGDVKLLCDTVVENVRELTGYDRVMVYRFHEDEHGEVVAESRRADLEPYLGLHYPATDIPQASRFLFRQNRVRMIADCHATPVRVIQDPGLSQPLCLVGSTLRAPHGCHAQYMANMGSIASLVMAVIISSGGDDEQTARGGISSAMKLWGLVVCHHTSPRFIPFPLRYACEFLMQAFGLQLNMELQLVHQLSEKHILRTQTLLCDMLLRDSPTGIVTQSPSIMDLVKCDGAALYYHGKYYPLGVTPTESQIMEIIEWLTVCHGDSTGLSTDSLADAGYLGAAALGDAVCGMAVAYITPSDYLFWFRSHTAKEIKWGGAKHHPEDKDDGQRMHPRSSFKAFLEVVKSRSLPWENAEMDAIHSLQLILRDSLRDAAEGTSNSKAIVNGQVQLGELELRGINELSSVAREMVRLIETATVPIFAVDTDGSINGWNAKIAKLTGLSVEEAMGKSLVNDLIFKESEEIVDKLLSRALRGEEDKNVEIKLKTFGSEQSRGPIFVIVNACSSRDYTKNIVGVCFVGQDVTGQKVVMDKFINIQGAYKAIVHNPNPLIPPIFASDENTCCSEWNTAMEKLTGWSRDEVIGKLLIGEVFGSCCRLKGPDALTNFMIALHNAIGGQDYEKFPFSFFDKNGKYVQALLNANTRSKMDGKAIGAFCFLQIASPELQQAFEIQRQQEKKCYARMKELAYICQEIKNPLSGIRFTNSLLHMTDLNDDQRQFLETSSACEKQMSKIIKDTSLQSIEDGSLVLEKGEFSLGSVMNAVVSQVMILLRERDLQLIRDIPDEIKETSAYGDQYRIQQVLSDFLLSMVRFAPTENGWVEIQVRPNVKQNSDGTDTMLFLFRFACPGEGLPPDIVQDMFSNSRWLTQEGIGLSICRRILKLMGGEVQYIRESEQSFFLIVLELPQPRPAASRETS
- the LOC133916241 gene encoding phytochrome B isoform X2, with amino-acid sequence MASGSRDTPTRSPSSARPGAPRHSHPHRHLSQSSRGSTSRAGGGGGGGGGEGGGAATAATESVSKAVAQYTLDARLHAVFEQSGASGRSFDYSQSLRAPPTPSEQQIAAYLSRIQRGGHIQPFGCTLAVADDSSFRLLSFSENAADLLDLSPHHSVPSLDSSVAPPPISLGSDARLLFTPSSAVLLERAFAAREISLLNPLWIHSRVSSKPFYAILHRIDVGVVIDLEPARTEDPALSIAGAVQSQKLAVRAISRLQALPGGDVKLLCDTVVENVRELTGYDRVMVYRFHEDEHGEVVAESRRADLEPYLGLHYPATDIPQASRFLFRQNRVRMIADCHATPVRVIQDPGLSQPLCLVGSTLRAPHGCHAQYMANMGSIASLVMAVIISSGGDDEQTARGGISSAMKLWGLVVCHHTSPRFIPFPLRYACEFLMQAFGLQLNMELQLVHQLSEKHILRTQTLLCDMLLRDSPTGIVTQSPSIMDLVKCDGAALYYHGKYYPLGVTPTESQIMEIIEWLTVCHGDSTGLSTDSLADAGYLGAAALGDAVCGMAVAYITPSDYLFWFRSHTAKEIKWGGAKHHPEDKDDGQRMHPRSSFKAFLEVVKSRSLPWENAEMDAIHSLQLILRDSLRDAAEGTSNSKAIVNGQVQLGELELRGINELSSVAREMVRLIETATVPIFAVDTDGSINGWNAKIAKLTGLSVEEAMGKSLVNDLIFKESEEIVDKLLSRALRGEEDKNVEIKLKTFGSEQSRGPIFVIVNACSSRDYTKNIVGVCFVGQDVTGQKMRILVVRNGTRRWKNLQDGREMKSLVSFLSERYLEVVVDLRARMH